A region from the Mesotoga sp. UBA6090 genome encodes:
- a CDS encoding DUF3307 domain-containing protein, with translation MNGFMIPLALSILAHVLADFVFQTDNSAKEKSELQAKGFLKHWIVVFLTLVVLMMPFGLVDVLLYCVVLSLFHILLDVFKSSTESKRGPAAKFSMFIIDQLLHLLLIVFLVPISSFTIARSFSALIVWIDFHTGLDLAVLPVGKMLSVLIVYLYVLFAGAVFIRKLFDLIYKNQPDYLERIVGNSSSLDNVRTGRAIGIFERLLVLTLYLTGNVASITIVIAAKSLARFKNFDNKDFAEYYLIGTLASVMIAIIGGMILKVL, from the coding sequence ATGAATGGATTCATGATACCTTTAGCTCTTTCGATCTTGGCTCATGTACTCGCCGATTTCGTGTTCCAAACAGACAACAGTGCAAAGGAAAAAAGCGAGCTACAGGCAAAGGGCTTCCTGAAACACTGGATCGTTGTTTTCTTGACGCTTGTAGTTTTGATGATGCCCTTCGGACTTGTGGATGTGCTTCTGTATTGTGTAGTCCTTTCACTATTCCACATACTTCTGGACGTCTTCAAGTCCAGCACTGAAAGTAAACGTGGCCCGGCTGCCAAGTTTTCTATGTTCATTATTGACCAACTTCTTCATCTATTGTTGATCGTCTTTCTTGTTCCGATTTCCAGTTTTACAATAGCCAGAAGCTTTTCTGCCCTTATAGTCTGGATAGATTTTCATACAGGACTGGATTTAGCCGTACTTCCGGTTGGCAAAATGCTTTCCGTACTTATTGTCTATCTATATGTTCTCTTTGCGGGAGCGGTGTTCATAAGAAAGCTGTTCGATCTAATATACAAGAACCAGCCGGACTACCTTGAGAGAATCGTTGGAAACAGCTCCTCTCTAGATAATGTGAGAACGGGACGAGCGATCGGCATCTTCGAAAGACTTCTAGTTCTAACACTTTACCTCACTGGAAACGTGGCTTCCATAACCATTGTCATTGCCGCGAAATCTCTGGCAAGATTCAAGAACTTCGATAACAAAGACTTTGCCGAGTACTATCTTATCGGGACACTGGCTAGCGTGATGATTGCAATTATCGGTGGCATGATTTTGAAGGTTCTTTAA
- a CDS encoding ABC transporter ATP-binding protein, protein MISCKKLTKVFDKDPVVNEVDLSINSGEIYGFLGPNGAGKTTTIRMLTGTLKPTSGEVRILDMDFSRNELLIKSRIGVVPDEPRIYSYFTGAEFLEFIMDVFPDKKQEAKKRVGELCEAFGIDYLGKMISEMSHGMKQKIMVISVLMRRPEVIFLDEPTVGLDARSAKILKMLLEKYKNEGSTIFMTTHVLEIAEKMCDRIGIINKGKLISEGTMDELRKKAGASERESLENLFLQLTGEDEDIQEIVSAL, encoded by the coding sequence ATGATCAGCTGTAAAAAGCTTACTAAGGTCTTCGACAAAGACCCGGTAGTAAATGAAGTAGATCTGTCGATTAATTCAGGGGAGATATATGGCTTTCTTGGACCCAACGGGGCCGGAAAGACAACTACCATAAGAATGTTGACGGGCACTTTGAAGCCCACATCGGGAGAGGTGAGAATACTCGATATGGACTTCTCCAGAAACGAACTGCTTATCAAAAGCAGGATTGGCGTTGTACCCGATGAGCCAAGAATCTACTCTTACTTCACTGGCGCGGAGTTTCTGGAGTTCATAATGGACGTCTTCCCGGACAAGAAGCAAGAAGCGAAGAAAAGAGTCGGGGAGCTATGCGAAGCCTTTGGAATCGATTATCTAGGTAAGATGATCTCCGAGATGTCCCACGGTATGAAACAGAAGATAATGGTCATATCCGTTCTGATGAGAAGGCCCGAAGTGATATTCCTGGACGAACCCACAGTCGGCCTCGACGCAAGAAGTGCAAAAATTCTGAAGATGCTTTTGGAGAAGTACAAGAATGAGGGATCTACAATTTTCATGACGACTCACGTGCTTGAAATCGCTGAAAAGATGTGTGACAGGATAGGGATAATCAATAAGGGGAAGTTGATCTCAGAAGGCACAATGGATGAATTGAGAAAAAAGGCCGGTGCCAGTGAAAGGGAGAGCCTTGAAAACTTGTTCCTGCAGCTCACCGGTGAAGACGAAGACATCCAGGAAATAGTCAGTGCATTGTGA
- a CDS encoding efflux RND transporter permease subunit, with amino-acid sequence MRRAVSFAILAVVVVVLLSGIDGFNFDPSPAAFLSDDDAELEAFNEIAEVFGDSGSIALVLEASETSLELLKSITEKINSLEWVKSVLSPTEAVKLGSFNLFTMSIPSESYVYEEEGRLVLNEELLADPLYSNLIVSSDGSYYGVMITIAEGYELSSDKLIAELRSALDSSGVDDYRLIGESVANSETFRSIIDLAFKYPPFILLAIMAVYVIKFRRISLSLLTLVPPLAAVMVIVGIMGLMELSINSLTVMIPSFIVIIGSAYGMHFLSRFEENIHMKNAVRRTVHEERVPILFSALTTMAGFSSYILLDMKAFQEMGIFVCSGIFLSAIFTITVLPGLVTSKAATKSEVSPPRDVHPIVKKAVIWVVIVLSISSPLLIITIPITIDQYNFFKEDSEIRESARTMKEAFGWLTNYALMVEPVESASISFTADQVENLEALEEELKGIEGISKVMSLFDLSRETNVPLPLMIRMLNSTDAFEDFTSLLVSDNAIRFNLFSSESDSLSAERLKAAVENAIKKFPELNKSFEFTLAGTTLIWKSINSSVVNNQIQSLIVSFGLIIILLFSIFRSLKSTIIATIPILLTTLFNFIFMAVFRIPLSISTALISGMLMGLVIDYAIHFTIWFRRFGDSRKAYQQTANAILANGLSLVAGFSVLLLSPLLLYVDVAKLMVSGLVVGMVLTLILLPEIASRSERFLSRRKDSS; translated from the coding sequence ATGAGAAGAGCGGTTTCCTTCGCTATACTGGCCGTAGTAGTCGTGGTTCTGTTGTCGGGAATCGACGGGTTTAACTTCGATCCCTCGCCGGCTGCTTTCTTGAGCGATGACGATGCGGAGCTTGAGGCGTTCAATGAAATTGCGGAAGTTTTCGGTGATTCCGGATCGATTGCTTTGGTTCTTGAAGCTTCTGAAACCTCTTTGGAGCTCCTGAAAAGCATCACTGAGAAAATCAATTCTCTTGAGTGGGTGAAATCCGTTTTGTCTCCCACTGAGGCCGTTAAGCTGGGGAGCTTCAATCTTTTTACAATGAGTATTCCATCGGAAAGCTATGTTTATGAAGAAGAGGGCCGACTGGTTCTTAATGAAGAACTGCTGGCAGATCCTCTTTACAGCAACCTGATCGTCTCTTCTGATGGCAGCTACTATGGGGTTATGATCACCATAGCAGAGGGGTACGAGCTCAGCAGTGACAAGTTGATCGCGGAACTGCGGTCGGCATTAGACTCTTCCGGCGTAGATGACTACAGATTAATCGGGGAGAGTGTCGCTAATTCCGAAACTTTCAGGTCTATCATTGATCTCGCCTTCAAGTATCCGCCCTTCATACTGCTGGCCATCATGGCGGTTTACGTGATCAAGTTCAGAAGAATATCGCTGTCACTTCTAACCCTTGTACCCCCTTTGGCAGCAGTAATGGTGATAGTAGGAATAATGGGATTGATGGAGCTTTCGATAAACAGTCTTACTGTTATGATTCCTTCGTTCATAGTGATAATCGGAAGCGCATACGGGATGCATTTTCTATCGAGATTTGAAGAAAACATACATATGAAGAACGCCGTAAGAAGAACCGTCCACGAAGAGAGAGTGCCGATTCTCTTTTCTGCTCTTACAACTATGGCGGGCTTTTCTTCATACATCTTGCTTGATATGAAGGCCTTTCAGGAGATGGGAATATTTGTCTGCTCCGGGATCTTTCTTTCTGCTATTTTTACTATCACTGTCCTTCCAGGTCTTGTTACCTCTAAGGCAGCCACTAAAAGCGAGGTTTCGCCGCCGAGAGATGTTCATCCAATAGTTAAAAAAGCAGTTATCTGGGTTGTTATAGTCCTCAGCATCTCTTCTCCTTTACTGATCATTACTATTCCAATAACGATTGATCAGTATAATTTCTTCAAGGAGGATTCAGAGATCAGAGAAAGCGCAAGAACCATGAAGGAGGCCTTCGGTTGGTTGACAAATTATGCCCTCATGGTCGAACCTGTAGAGAGTGCAAGCATTTCGTTCACGGCCGATCAGGTTGAAAATCTCGAAGCTCTTGAAGAGGAGCTGAAGGGAATTGAAGGAATTTCAAAGGTTATGAGTCTCTTTGACCTTTCGAGGGAGACCAACGTTCCCTTACCTTTGATGATCAGGATGCTCAACTCAACAGATGCATTTGAAGATTTTACTTCACTTCTGGTGAGCGATAATGCGATTCGTTTCAATCTCTTTTCATCTGAGAGCGACAGCCTGAGTGCAGAGAGATTAAAAGCCGCAGTCGAAAACGCTATAAAAAAATTTCCTGAACTGAACAAGAGCTTCGAATTCACTCTGGCTGGGACAACTCTCATATGGAAGAGTATCAACTCATCGGTCGTCAACAACCAGATTCAAAGCCTGATAGTCTCATTCGGACTTATCATAATTCTTCTGTTTTCAATATTCAGGAGCTTGAAGTCAACCATAATAGCTACCATTCCAATTTTGCTAACGACACTATTCAACTTCATCTTCATGGCCGTTTTCAGGATTCCTCTAAGCATTTCCACAGCTCTTATTTCTGGAATGTTGATGGGACTGGTAATCGATTACGCCATACATTTCACGATCTGGTTCAGGAGGTTCGGTGATTCACGTAAGGCATATCAACAGACAGCAAATGCAATTCTTGCAAATGGGCTTAGTCTTGTTGCCGGCTTTTCAGTTCTTCTGCTTTCACCTCTCTTGTTATACGTTGATGTGGCGAAGTTGATGGTTAGCGGACTTGTTGTGGGAATGGTTCTTACTCTCATACTTCTTCCCGAAATCGCATCGAGGAGTGAAAGGTTTTTGAGCAGGAGGAAAGATTCCAGCTGA
- a CDS encoding 2'-5' RNA ligase family protein yields MKTEFGFNSVFLTPFPHITYCIVEERKTGIDPLIEVTASNTPPLMATTEYLGVFSGEKPVIFIGLARNSRLASLHHALWSELCDSVDNRAIAYNEIHWIPHITIVFGDDLNRSNIGPVMERLAFKDFHHELTIDNLTVLEEVPDEGIIIRKRLKLAGPSKED; encoded by the coding sequence CTGAAGACCGAGTTTGGCTTTAATTCAGTTTTTCTCACACCTTTCCCTCATATAACCTACTGCATTGTAGAAGAGAGGAAGACAGGAATCGACCCTTTGATCGAGGTGACGGCTTCCAATACGCCCCCTTTGATGGCCACAACGGAGTATCTGGGAGTCTTCTCCGGCGAAAAGCCGGTGATATTCATTGGGCTGGCAAGGAATTCGCGCTTAGCATCTCTTCACCATGCTTTGTGGAGCGAACTCTGCGATTCGGTAGACAACAGAGCGATCGCTTACAATGAAATCCACTGGATACCCCATATTACAATTGTTTTCGGAGATGATCTTAATCGATCGAACATTGGTCCGGTTATGGAAAGACTTGCCTTCAAGGATTTTCATCACGAGTTGACGATAGACAATCTGACGGTACTTGAAGAGGTCCCCGACGAAGGGATTATTATCAGGAAGAGACTGAAACTCGCAGGCCCGTCGAAAGAGGATTGA
- a CDS encoding Lon protease family protein has product MRKVSWKDIDLKIALPRNVKSTECIGELEEFIGQERAIKALETGLHINAKGYNVFVSGTTNTGRRTFVSRYLKKKVEGTKTPGDWIYVYNFDDPRSPNSISLEAGTGKIFQKEMNEFVEIAINTIGESFQSEDFQQKVTSIQNEQSEKRSNMLKELVEKAKEKDYTVQINQTGVATIPLWNGKPLTQEVYEALPEDYQKQITKKGEEVRELVNSYLLKLSKMEKDYGEKYKELNRKVASFAVEGHIKEMKDRFSESKEVVDFIESMKEDLLDNLGIFFSHEIDSKAFFGKRYAVNLFVDNSGIEGKPVVEVTNANYSSLFGRIEYIAKMGMLDTDHTMIRPGAIHSSNGGYLVLDAKNVLSEPYVWQTLKQVLFSGLEGIENLEHKIGLLSTVSLKPEPIPLDIKIVMIGEPWIYSMLSTLDTDFKKLFKVKAEFDWEMAIQNDTVSKLCGLTCNIVKENSLRPLEREGIKEVIKRAVFLSGTRKKVSTQFGALEQILLESSAVAEINGHEMIQADDVSTAWEEMHKRVSLYQDKIKEMFQNSTLMVQTEGELVGEINGLTVIQTEDLSFGIPVKITAKVGPGDSGIVDIQKESELSGHIHNKASLTIQGYMSSKYAQQFPLSLNGSISFEQVYSAVEGDSASVAETVAFLSAIGEVPIKQSIAVTGSINQSGRVQPVGGVQYKIQGFYDLCKIKGFNGQQGVIVPEANFDNVVLDDEIIRAIKEGRFNVWTIETVDEAIEILTGMKPGKIGKNGQYSSGTFNRLVVDRLKKFYEIASRTHNRTGKDAD; this is encoded by the coding sequence ATGAGAAAAGTTAGTTGGAAGGACATTGATCTGAAGATCGCGCTCCCGAGAAACGTGAAATCTACTGAGTGCATTGGCGAACTGGAAGAGTTCATAGGTCAGGAAAGAGCCATAAAGGCACTTGAGACTGGACTTCACATAAATGCGAAGGGTTACAATGTGTTCGTTTCGGGTACTACCAATACCGGCAGAAGGACCTTTGTAAGTCGCTATCTCAAGAAGAAAGTCGAGGGTACTAAGACCCCCGGAGACTGGATATACGTCTATAATTTCGACGACCCGAGGTCTCCAAACTCAATATCCCTTGAAGCGGGAACGGGGAAGATATTTCAGAAGGAAATGAATGAGTTTGTCGAGATCGCTATAAACACTATTGGCGAGAGTTTCCAGAGCGAGGACTTTCAGCAGAAAGTTACATCCATACAGAATGAGCAGTCGGAGAAACGTTCAAACATGTTGAAGGAACTCGTTGAGAAGGCCAAAGAGAAAGACTACACCGTTCAAATAAACCAGACCGGAGTCGCAACCATTCCTCTATGGAACGGAAAGCCACTTACACAGGAAGTATATGAGGCTCTGCCCGAGGATTATCAGAAGCAGATCACGAAGAAGGGCGAAGAGGTTCGTGAGCTGGTTAATTCCTATCTTCTGAAACTGAGCAAGATGGAAAAAGACTACGGTGAAAAGTATAAGGAATTGAACAGAAAAGTAGCCTCATTTGCCGTTGAAGGCCACATAAAAGAGATGAAGGATAGATTCAGCGAAAGTAAAGAGGTTGTGGACTTTATTGAGAGCATGAAGGAGGATCTTCTTGACAATCTTGGAATCTTCTTCAGCCATGAGATCGATTCGAAGGCCTTTTTTGGCAAGAGATACGCAGTTAATCTATTTGTCGACAACTCAGGAATAGAGGGGAAACCAGTTGTAGAGGTAACGAACGCCAATTACTCTTCCCTCTTTGGAAGAATCGAGTACATAGCGAAAATGGGCATGCTCGATACCGATCACACAATGATAAGACCCGGAGCGATACACAGTTCCAACGGCGGATACCTTGTTCTAGATGCCAAAAACGTGCTAAGCGAACCGTATGTCTGGCAGACACTGAAACAGGTTCTCTTTTCGGGCCTGGAGGGGATCGAGAATCTTGAACATAAGATCGGCCTGCTTTCGACTGTGAGTCTGAAGCCGGAGCCGATTCCACTTGACATAAAGATCGTCATGATCGGAGAGCCCTGGATATACAGTATGCTTAGCACCCTTGACACCGATTTTAAGAAGCTCTTCAAGGTAAAGGCAGAGTTCGACTGGGAAATGGCTATTCAGAATGATACTGTTAGCAAGCTCTGCGGACTCACCTGCAATATTGTCAAAGAGAATTCCTTAAGACCACTCGAGAGAGAAGGGATCAAAGAAGTAATCAAAAGGGCGGTTTTCCTTTCTGGCACTAGAAAGAAGGTCTCGACCCAATTCGGTGCACTTGAACAGATCCTTCTTGAAAGCTCGGCCGTCGCGGAAATCAATGGTCACGAGATGATACAGGCCGATGACGTATCGACTGCATGGGAAGAAATGCACAAGAGGGTTTCGCTCTATCAAGACAAGATTAAAGAGATGTTCCAGAACTCCACTTTAATGGTTCAAACAGAGGGGGAACTTGTCGGCGAAATAAACGGGTTGACAGTGATCCAGACTGAAGATCTTTCTTTCGGGATACCTGTGAAGATTACCGCCAAAGTCGGACCGGGTGACAGCGGAATCGTCGACATACAGAAGGAATCCGAGCTGAGTGGACATATTCACAACAAGGCAAGTCTGACCATTCAAGGATACATGAGCTCGAAATACGCGCAGCAGTTCCCGCTAAGCCTAAATGGCTCGATAAGTTTCGAGCAGGTTTACTCGGCAGTTGAAGGAGATAGCGCTTCGGTTGCCGAAACGGTCGCCTTCCTTTCTGCGATTGGTGAAGTCCCAATAAAACAGTCGATAGCCGTGACAGGTTCAATAAACCAGAGCGGACGGGTTCAGCCGGTGGGTGGAGTCCAGTACAAGATTCAGGGCTTTTATGATCTCTGCAAAATTAAGGGCTTCAACGGCCAGCAGGGAGTGATAGTGCCCGAAGCGAATTTCGATAACGTGGTTCTAGACGACGAAATAATAAGAGCGATTAAAGAAGGTAGATTCAACGTCTGGACTATCGAAACCGTGGACGAGGCTATAGAGATACTTACAGGAATGAAACCGGGGAAAATCGGAAAGAACGGGCAGTACTCTTCGGGCACTTTCAATCGACTTGTCGTTGATAGGCTCAAGAAGTTCTACGAGATTGCCTCTCGAACACATAATCGAACCGGCAAGGACGCCGATTAA
- a CDS encoding phospholipase encodes MKRVMVILILLVTAFAFSWSGHDALTYIIVSQYEDDFDEFVEITPYTYADVDTQEYNPALEGFYDYLGESYLPEEDLDLYSSVFPNPKPADNLAPLWQILSVYSYEPDLGMDKGLEIKGIETLLGDSQGLRHMEYRMLFFIRVGEVTDVVQYFSDLAEIAYSRGDHYWAYRFMGRALHYLEDVGQPFHTFPAPFVEMVKLPFNMDKWVAVFANYHFAYDFYGGYLLWEEYEPLVEALREVSPKKIKDPKQAAVSLRRYSRNKLSSVYYELKRTMGDELENPEAVWLGKAYFDDLQNAGETAKLDALSVEILKETASYVKGYINYMLARFAEIDSKS; translated from the coding sequence GTGAAAAGAGTGATGGTGATTCTTATACTTCTTGTGACTGCGTTTGCCTTTTCGTGGTCTGGCCACGATGCGCTTACTTATATTATTGTTTCGCAGTATGAGGATGATTTCGATGAGTTCGTGGAAATCACCCCTTATACATACGCCGATGTAGATACTCAGGAGTACAATCCGGCCTTAGAGGGTTTCTACGATTATCTCGGCGAAAGCTATCTGCCAGAAGAAGACCTCGATCTGTACAGCTCAGTCTTCCCAAACCCCAAACCGGCTGACAATTTGGCACCCCTGTGGCAGATTCTCTCGGTATATTCTTACGAGCCCGATCTAGGTATGGATAAGGGGCTTGAAATTAAGGGAATAGAGACGCTTCTCGGTGACAGCCAGGGGCTGAGGCATATGGAATACAGGATGCTTTTCTTCATTAGAGTTGGAGAAGTAACCGACGTGGTTCAGTATTTCAGTGATCTGGCCGAGATCGCTTATTCTAGAGGAGACCATTATTGGGCATACCGCTTCATGGGGAGAGCACTTCACTATCTTGAAGATGTAGGTCAGCCATTCCATACGTTCCCGGCACCATTCGTCGAGATGGTGAAGCTGCCGTTCAATATGGACAAGTGGGTGGCTGTTTTTGCGAACTACCACTTTGCTTATGACTTCTACGGTGGATACCTGCTTTGGGAAGAATACGAACCCCTCGTTGAGGCGTTAAGAGAGGTTTCACCCAAAAAGATTAAGGACCCGAAGCAAGCGGCCGTTAGTTTGCGAAGGTACTCCAGGAATAAGTTGAGTTCAGTCTACTACGAGCTTAAGCGTACAATGGGAGACGAACTGGAAAACCCCGAAGCAGTCTGGCTTGGCAAAGCCTATTTCGACGATCTTCAAAACGCAGGCGAAACAGCGAAGCTTGATGCGCTTTCAGTAGAGATCCTGAAAGAAACTGCCTCCTATGTGAAGGGCTACATAAACTATATGCTTGCGAGATTTGCCGAGATAGATTCGAAATCCTAG
- a CDS encoding alpha/beta hydrolase family protein: MGDNLRRVSRGSLDVRILRDAEFDFQLYRSLGAVSYEGGTVGEILSLVPHINCDDPDSWVKSFKELATKLKNHALIVLQKGSSESARQEFLRAASYFRAAEYFGDPRDSKTRYLGMESRDCFVYAFRTTDIQFEAERIPYGEDFIPAYWIAPTTGGKKKTVMMMSGFDGTSEEMYFQAGSAALQRGYAVVLFDGPGQVGMRRFSPETPLRPDYEVPISKVVDYALSKEDVDPSKLALYGISLGGYFSLRAAANDSRIRALISNSPVTDIYKYMSAFAGEAINSPEDITLETVDLVPSEHLSKAQKLQLINIMLKYGRHSMFKAFERMKDFVVGDSIKSIQIPFLAMVSEGEGEEALSQAREASDNVSGKAMMRIFTKQEGADSHCQVTNLPLSNSVLLDWLDEVFGA; this comes from the coding sequence ATGGGGGACAATTTAAGAAGAGTCTCAAGAGGTTCGCTGGATGTCAGAATACTGCGTGATGCCGAATTCGATTTTCAACTTTACAGGTCTCTCGGTGCGGTTTCCTATGAAGGGGGAACGGTCGGGGAGATCCTCTCTCTTGTACCACATATAAATTGCGATGATCCAGACTCATGGGTGAAGTCATTCAAAGAGCTCGCGACGAAGCTGAAGAATCACGCCCTCATAGTTCTTCAGAAAGGCAGTAGCGAGAGCGCGAGACAGGAATTCTTGAGGGCGGCAAGCTATTTCAGAGCTGCCGAGTACTTTGGCGACCCCAGAGACTCGAAGACAAGATACCTTGGAATGGAAAGTAGGGATTGCTTTGTATATGCTTTCAGAACTACTGATATTCAGTTTGAAGCGGAGAGGATACCATACGGCGAGGATTTCATTCCGGCATACTGGATTGCTCCAACAACCGGCGGCAAGAAGAAGACAGTAATGATGATGAGTGGCTTTGACGGGACATCGGAAGAGATGTATTTCCAGGCAGGCTCGGCCGCTTTGCAGAGAGGTTACGCGGTTGTTCTCTTCGATGGTCCCGGTCAGGTGGGAATGAGAAGGTTCTCGCCCGAGACTCCTTTGCGCCCGGATTACGAAGTCCCGATCTCCAAAGTCGTCGATTATGCCTTGTCGAAGGAGGATGTCGATCCCTCAAAACTCGCACTTTACGGTATAAGCCTCGGAGGATATTTCTCGCTTAGGGCTGCTGCTAACGATTCCAGAATAAGAGCGCTGATTTCTAACTCACCTGTTACTGATATCTACAAATACATGTCTGCATTTGCCGGAGAAGCGATCAATTCTCCTGAAGACATAACACTGGAGACGGTCGACCTTGTGCCATCGGAGCATTTATCTAAGGCCCAAAAACTGCAGCTCATTAACATAATGCTTAAATACGGAAGGCATTCAATGTTCAAGGCTTTCGAGAGAATGAAGGACTTTGTGGTCGGTGACAGTATAAAAAGTATCCAGATTCCTTTCCTTGCAATGGTTAGTGAGGGAGAAGGAGAAGAGGCGCTTTCCCAGGCTAGGGAAGCCTCAGATAACGTTTCGGGAAAGGCAATGATGAGGATCTTCACGAAACAGGAAGGCGCAGATTCCCATTGTCAGGTTACAAATCTTCCTTTGTCCAATTCAGTTCTTCTTGACTGGTTGGATGAGGTCTTCGGAGCGTAG
- a CDS encoding aspartate/glutamate racemase family protein — MKRIGLLGGMSWESSLEYYRLLNEMVKNRLGGLHSAECIMASVDFGPVSEMMKSNDWKGIERVLTAAANDLKRAGADFLIICTNTMHLLAREIEGASGLEVLEIGKAVGKEIERKGLKTVGLLGTRFTMERSYYRDTLAGFGINEIVPSEEEMVVVDRIIFEELCKGIFREESKSAYKRVINELQLNGAEGVILGCTEIPLLIKESDVDIPVFDTTAIHARAAVDHALA, encoded by the coding sequence ATGAAGCGTATAGGTTTACTTGGGGGAATGAGCTGGGAATCGTCGCTAGAGTACTACAGATTGCTCAATGAAATGGTTAAGAACAGGCTTGGGGGATTGCATTCTGCAGAATGCATAATGGCTTCCGTTGATTTCGGCCCCGTTTCTGAGATGATGAAGAGTAATGACTGGAAGGGTATAGAGAGAGTCTTGACTGCCGCAGCCAATGATCTGAAGAGAGCAGGTGCAGACTTTCTGATCATATGTACCAACACAATGCATCTCCTGGCTAGAGAAATCGAAGGAGCATCAGGGCTTGAAGTCCTTGAAATCGGTAAGGCAGTCGGAAAAGAGATTGAGAGAAAAGGACTCAAAACCGTTGGGCTCCTCGGCACAAGATTCACCATGGAAAGATCTTACTACAGAGATACATTGGCGGGATTTGGAATAAATGAAATCGTTCCCTCAGAAGAAGAAATGGTAGTAGTAGATAGGATTATCTTCGAGGAGCTGTGCAAAGGAATCTTCAGAGAAGAGTCAAAGTCGGCTTATAAGAGGGTAATCAATGAGCTGCAGCTTAATGGAGCAGAGGGAGTGATCCTTGGTTGCACCGAAATACCTCTCTTGATAAAAGAGTCCGATGTGGACATTCCCGTTTTCGATACGACTGCAATTCACGCGCGGGCGGCCGTCGATCATGCTCTTGCGTGA